In the Flavobacteriales bacterium genome, ATGTCAGCAATGGTGTATTGAACGACAACGTAGAGGGTTGGAATGAGATCGTTAGTAGTCTGGATGAAATACAATTCGAGTCCTTGGACATCTATCCCAATCCCAGTTCAGGTCCGATCATGATCGAGGCGGACATTCAATCTACACTCCATGTTCTGGACCTTTCAGGGAGAATGGTAAGGCAATTGGTCCTGGGAAATGGAAATAGACAATTCGACCTTGGAGATCTCGATCGAGGGACTTATGTCATTGTTGGTCTATCTCCGGACGATGAACTGTATCGATCCACACTTGTTATCGAATAGCGAGTGTATCATACACTGAGAGAAGCAGCCATTAGCTGGCCTACTGTCGCTATTGGATCTGCACTTTTGAATACTGTACTGCCTGCCACCAAAACGGTAGCTCCGGCCTCTAGGAGTCTGGGAGCGTTCTCCACGGTGACTCCACCATCGATCTCTATCTCTACCTGTGCTCCTTTCATCTGACAGAGGGCCTTGAGTTCTTTGATCTTGCTGTAGGTATTCTCGATAAACTTCTGACCGCCAAAACCGGGATTGACACTCATCAGACAGACCAGGTCGATATCATTGAGCATCTCAGAGAGTACCTGTACAGGTGTATGGGGATTCAAGGCCACTCCGGCCTTCATGCCTTCTTGATGGATCGCCTGGACCGTGCGATGCAAGTGCGTGCAAGCTTCTTGGTGCACCGTGAGGATATCGGCACCACATTCCTTGAAGGTGCGGATATAGCGATCGGGATCCACGATCATCAGGTGCACATCGTTGACCTTGGTCGAGTGTTGTGTCATGGCCTTCATGACCGGCATCCCAAAGGAGATATTGGGGACGAATACTCCATCCATGATATCGATGTGCAGATACTGAGCCTCACTCCTGTTCACCAATTCCACATCGCGTTGGATATTGGCGAAATCAGCGGCTAGAATGGACGGGGCGATGATGTGGGACATGATAGGTAATTCTAGTGCAAAGATAGGAGGCTCTCGATCCCGATACCCTCTCTCTTGCTTGCAGAATTCGATCTTCACCCCACCTCTATAAGGGGAAATAAAAAAGGCACCGCGATGCAGTGCCTTTTTCCTGTTCTCTAGTGTTCAAAATAATCTCAGCCTAGATATTGCTTGAGATTCTCATTGCGTGAGGCGCTTTTCAGCTTGCGTAGGCCTTTCTCTTTGATCTGGCGTACGCGCTCACGAGTCAGATCGAATCGTTTGCCGATTTCTTCCAATGTGCAAGATTCCACTCCTCCGAGTCCGAAATAGAGGATGATCACATCCCGCTCCCTATCGGTGAGGGTATGTAGACATCGATTGATCTCGGCTTTGAGGGAGTCATCCATGACCTTCTCATCAGGATCCGGTAGGTCGTCATCCTTCATGACGGAATACATGTCCCCGCTGCTGGATTCATCATCGCTGAGGGGTGCATCCATACTCACATGGCGACCGGAATTGCGGATGGTCTGTTTCACATCATCCAAGGTCATCTCCAGCACTTCTGCTAGTTCAGAGATGGTA is a window encoding:
- a CDS encoding ribulose-phosphate 3-epimerase, with amino-acid sequence MSHIIAPSILAADFANIQRDVELVNRSEAQYLHIDIMDGVFVPNISFGMPVMKAMTQHSTKVNDVHLMIVDPDRYIRTFKECGADILTVHQEACTHLHRTVQAIHQEGMKAGVALNPHTPVQVLSEMLNDIDLVCLMSVNPGFGGQKFIENTYSKIKELKALCQMKGAQVEIEIDGGVTVENAPRLLEAGATVLVAGSTVFKSADPIATVGQLMAASLSV